From Arachis stenosperma cultivar V10309 chromosome 2, arast.V10309.gnm1.PFL2, whole genome shotgun sequence, one genomic window encodes:
- the LOC130961319 gene encoding putative disease resistance RPP13-like protein 1 codes for MMRGKKVDQRLLQRLENILNVVEAVLNDAEKKQITDPAVKRWLENLQDAVYDADDLLDEVATKAATQKDPGNFLSRFLNLPDREMVTRIEEIIARLEDIAKHKDILRLKKIAAKNMSGRIPSTSLVKKSDIFVGRDKEPDIIVKLLLDDVNNGELSVIPIVGMGGIGKTTLVKLIYNDDMVQQKFDVKAWVCVGEEVFDVLKVTKAVIEKTCSPCYSNDLDTTQNHLKNVLAGKKFLVVLDDVWSSNREGWESFLTPFECGSEGGKILVTTRLDTVASMVKTKHNETHNLSLLDEEQCWSVFANRAREPAESRDRSTLEEIGRKIVKKCKGLPLAAQTLGGLLRGKDNEKDWNDVLNSEFWELSEDYFHLPSYLKRCFVYCSLYPKDFEFDRNELTLLWMAKGLLLQPKSRNSLEETGYKYFDDLVSRSFFQHSKTYVNSFVMHDLMHDLATFYGGKFFSSILELKNAAKHDTKTRHLSCTHNNDDDSLMKITEACERLKHARTLLQINLDKYGGFSTGVTVPCDLLEQLKRLRVLSFNLFSDDENLMHGTIGELIHLRYLDLSDTSIVTLPESLSCLYNLQTLKLRNCRKLKKLPSKMQNLVNLHHLDVFLTDLDEMPRKMSKLKDLQFLSCYIAGKHEENGIGELGELTHLHGSLRIEKLENVKNSGEASNARMDEKIHLNALYLSWSSYEESEICDSQSEKDVLDKLRPHKDLKKLVIRRYRGTMFPDWVGQSSYHNVTELQLIGCRNCWVLPSLGQLPALMRLEISHCDMVTKIDGEFYKADATDHHQEIPFRSLQYLEFYRMGCWEEWESFACDDDDAPFPQLEKLVIKYCPKLRGDLPTFLPSLKTLQIKGCVELGCYLPGAPIIRELRIFGKQEARMRDLPLSLQQLTMEGKQLVESLFEAMTHTQPNLLVLKTSRSENLTSLEVSQSHSLQELTISECPKLDYIVRLPASLRELSIYRCPLLGRHKGEGPPHLAIHFPHPHNIC; via the coding sequence ATGATGCGAGGAAAGAAGGTTGACCAGAGGCTGCTTCAAAGGCTGGAGAACATTCTGAACGTGGTTGAAGCTGTGCTGAATGATGCTGAGAAGAAACAGATCACTGACCCTGCTGTCAAGAGGTGGCTCGAAAATCTCCAAGATGCTGTCTATGATGCTGATGACTTGTTGGATGAAGTTGCCACCAAAGCTGCCACTCAGAAAGATCCAGGTAACTTCCTGTCTCGCTTTCTCAATTTGCCAGATAGGGAGATGGTTACTAGGATTGAAGAAATCATTGCTAGACTAGAAGATATTGCAAAACACAAAGATATCCTTCGTCTCAAAAAGATTGCAGCCAAGAACATGTCTGGGAGGATTCCATCAACCTCACTGGTTAAAAAATCTGATATATTTGTTGGAAGGGACAAAGAGCCAGATATAATAGTGAAATTGTTGTTAGATGATGTCAACAATGGTGAACTGTCTGTCATTCCCATCGTTGGCATGGGTGGGATAGGAAAAACTACTTTGGTTAAATTGATTTACAATGATGACATGGTGCAGCAAAAATTTGATGTGAAGGCATGGGTTTGTGTTGGAGAGGAGGTATTTGATGTTCTTAAGGTGACAAAGGCTGTGATAGAGAAAACTTGCAGTCCTTGTTACTCAAATGATTTAGATACAACTCAAAATCATTTGAAGAATGTGTTAGCGGGGAAAAAATTCTTAGTTGTTCTGGATGATGTATGGAGCAGCAATCGTGAGGGTTGGGAAAGTTTTCTAACTCCTTTTGAATGTGGAAGCGAGGGAGGCAAGATTCTTGTAACAACCCGTCTTGATACGGTTGCTTCTATGGTTAAAACTAAACATAATGAAACTCACAATTTGAGTTTGTTGGATGAAGAACAATGCTGGTCAGTGTTTGCAAATCGTGCAAGGGAGCCTGCCGAATCCCGAGATCGTTCAACTTTAGAAGAAATTGGTagaaaaattgttaaaaaatgtAAAGGATTACCTTTGGCAGCTCAAACACTCGGAGGGTTATTGAGAGGGAAAGATAATGAAAAGGATTGGAATGATGTTTTGAATAGTGAATTCTGGGAACTCTCTGAGGATTATTTCCACCTTCCTTCGTATTTAAAACGTTGCTTTGTTTATTGTTCTTTGTATCCGAAGGACTTTGAATTTGATAGAAATGAACTGACATTATTGTGGATGGCAAAAGGTCTTTTGCTACAACCAAAGAGTAGAAACTCTTTGGAAGAAACTGgttataaatattttgatgATTTGGTTTCAAGATCATTTTTTCAACATTCTAAGACTTATGTGAATTCATTTGTGATGCACGATCTCATGCATGATTTAGCAACGTTCTATGGTGGCAAGTTCTTTTCTAGTATCCTTGAACTCAAGAATGCAGCAAAGCATGATACGAAAACTCGCCACTTGTCATGTACTCACAACAATGATGATGATTCGCTTATGAAGATCACAGAAGCATGTGAAAGGTTAAAACATGCAAGGACATTGTTGCAAATCAATTTGGATAAATATGGTGGATTCTCAACGGGAGTAACTGTTCCTTGTGACTTACTAGAACAATTAAAGCGTTTACGAGTTTTgtcatttaatttgttttcagATGATGAAAACTTGATGCATGGTACAATTGGTGAATTGATCCATTTGCGTTATTTGGATCTTTCAGACACATCCATCGTGACTTTGCCCGAGTCTTTAAGTTGCTTGTACAATTTACAAACCTTGAAGTTGAGAAACTGTAGAAAACTTAAAAAGCTTCCTAGCAAGATGCAAAATCTTGTGAATTTGCATCATCTTGATGTTTTTTTAACTGATTTAGATGAGATGCCAAGAAAGATGAGCAAATTAAAAGATTTGCAATTTTTAAGTTGCTATATTGCGGGCAAACATGAAGAGAATGGGATTGGAGAATTGGGAGAGCTAACACATCTTCATGGCTCATTGAGGATTGAGAAACTAGAGAATGTTAAGAATAGTGGTGAAGCATCGAATGCAAGGATGGATGAAAAAATACACCTGAATGCTTTATATTTGAGTTGGTCATCATATGAAGAAAGTGAGATTTGTGATTCCCAAAGTGAAAAAGATGTACTTGACAAATTACGTCCTCACAAAGACTTGAAGAAGCTAGTCATCAGGCGTTACAGAGGTACCATGTTTCCGGATTGGGTAGGGCAGTCTTCATATCACAACGTGACTGAGTTGCAGCTGATTGGATGCAGGAATTGTTGGGTGCTTCCTTCACTTGGACAGTTACCCGCTCTAATGAGATTGGAGATTTCACATTGTGATATGGTGACGAAGATCGATGGTGAATTCTATAAGGCTGATGCAACTGATCATCATCAGGAGATACCATTCCGATCTCTTCAATATCTGGAATTTTATCGTATGGGTTGCTGGGAGGAGTGGGAGTCATTTGcatgtgatgatgatgatgcacCATTTCCTCAACTTGAGAAGCTTGTTATAAAGTACTGTCCTAAGTTAAGAGGAGATTTGCCCACTTTCCTTCCATCTTTGAAAACACTTCAGATTAAAGGATGCGTGGAGCTTGGTTGTTATCTGCCAGGAGCTCCCATCATACGCGAATTAAGAATATTTGGCAAGCAGGAAGCAAGAATGCGGGACCTGCCACTTTCACTGCAACAACTAACAATGGAAGGAAAGCAGCTTGTTGAGTCTCTGTTTGAGGCCATGACCCACACCCAACCAAATCTCTTGGTTCTTAAAACAAGCAGGAGTGAAAATTTGACATCTCTGGAGGTGTCACAGTCACACTCCCTCCAAGAATTAACAATTTCAGAGTGCCCTAAGCTGGACTACATAGTAAGGCTGCCTGCCTCTTTAAGGGAACTCAGTATCTATAGATGTCCGTTGTTGGGTAGGCATAAAGGGGAAGGACCCCCACATTTGGCCATCCATTTCCCACATCCCCACAATATATGTTGA
- the LOC130961317 gene encoding putative disease resistance RPP13-like protein 1 isoform X1 has product MPAELVGGAFLSSFLNILFDRLSDPDIINMMRGRKVDQKLLQKLKTILNVVEAVLNDAEKKQITDSAVKRWLEDLQDAVYDADDLLDEVATKAATQKDPPGNFLFRFLNLQDREMVTRIEDIIARLEEIAKHKDILRLEKIAAKNMSGRIPSTSLVKKSDIFVGRDKERDTIVKLLLDDATDSELSVIPIVGMGGIGKTTLTKMVYNDDKVHQKFHVKAWVCVGEEEFDVLKVTKAVIEKICSPCYSNDLDTAQNHLKNGLAGKNFLVVLDDVWSSNRERWESFLNPFECGSAGGKILVTTRLDTVASVVKTKHTEAHNLSLLDEDQCWSVFANRAWDSAESRDHSALEEIGRKIVKKCKGLPLAAQTLGGLLKGKDNEKDWNGVLNSEFWELSEEYSGILPALRISYYHLPSYLKRCFVYCSLYPKDFEFDRDDLTLLWMAEGLLLQPKSGNTLEETGYEYFDDLVSRSFFQHSNSAKNSFVMHDLMHDLATFYGGKFFSGILELKNAAKHDTKTRHLSCALNNDDDSIMKIMEACNRLKHVRTLMQINLHKGGVIPEGDGVTVPCHLLEHLKCLRVLSFTLFSDDENLLHGSIGKLIHLRYLDLSYTSIVTLPESLSCLYNLQTLKLRSCKNLKQLPSNMQNLVNLRHLDIFDTGLEEMPKGMSKLKDLQFLSKYMVGKHEENGVGELGELAHLHGSLSIGNLENVNNSGVALNARMDKKIHLNALYLMWSSFEESEVCDSQSEKDVLDKLRPHKDLKKLFIWGYRGTMFPDWIGQSSYHNMTQLQLGGCRNCWVLPSLGQLPSLMRLQISHCDKLKMIGGSFYKGDGSHQHQETPFRSLKSLEFYVMSCWEEWESYECDDDDDAPFPQLEELHILQCPKLRGDLPTFLPSLKELRINECEELGCYLPRAPIMRQLLIYGKQEARMRDLPLSLQRLIIEGNQLVEYVFEAITHTRPTSLSYLRISNCSSAISFPGDSLPPSLKELTIENCKNVEFSMQHQQHHSLESLHIDNSCDSLTSFTLPAFPNLKYLTIARRENLTSLGSIRLPASLHFLYVSKCPLLGEGIERKDPHIWPSISYIPDIYVNGKRIRNDSTS; this is encoded by the coding sequence ATGCCTGCTGAACTTGTTGGAGGagcttttctctcttcttttctcaaTATCCTATTCGATAGGCTGTCTGATCCTGATATCATCAACATGATGCGAGGAAGGAAGGTTGACCAGAAGCTGCTTCAAAAGCTGAAGACCATTCTGAATGTGGTTGAAGCTGTGCTGAATGATGCTGAGAAGAAGCAGATCACTGACTCTGCTGTCAAGAGGTGGCTCGAAGATCTCCAAGATGCTGTCTATGATGCTGATGACTTGTTGGATGAAGTCGCCACCAAAGCTGCCACTCAGAAGGATCCACCTGGTAACTTCCTGTTTCGCTTTCTCAATTTGCAAGATAGGGAGATGGTTACTAGGATTGAAGACATTATTGCTAGACTAGAAGAGATTGCAAAACACAAAGATATCCTTCGTCTAGAAAAGATTGCAGCCAAGAACATGTCTGGGAGGATTCCATCAACCTCACTGGTAAAAAAATCTGATATATTTGTTGGAAGGGACAAAGAGAGAGATACTATAGTGAAATTGTTGTTAGATGATGCTACCGATAGTGAGCTGTCTGTGATTCCCATCGTGGGCATGGGTGGGATAGGAAAAACAACTTTGACTAAAATGGTTTATAATGATGACAAAGTTCACCAGAAGTTTCATGTCAAGGCATGGGTTTGTGTTGGTGAGGAGGAATTTGATGTTCTTAAGGTcacaaaggctgtgattgagaAAATTTGCAGTCCTTGTTACTCAAATGATTTAGATACAGCTCAAAATCATTTGAAGAATGGGCTAGCGGGGAAGAACTTCTTGGTTGTTCTGGATGATGTATGGAGCAGTAATCGTGAGCGTTGGGAAAGTTTTCTAAATCCTTTTGAATGTGGAAGTGCGGGAGGCAAGATTCTTGTAACAACACGTCTTGATACAGTTGCTTCTGTGGTGAAAACTAAACATACTGAAGCTCATAATTTGAGTTTGTTGGATGAAGATCAATGCTGGTCAGTGTTTGCAAATCGAGCATGGGATTCTGCAGAATCCCGAGATCATTCAGCGTTAGAAGAAATTGGTagaaaaattgttaaaaaatgtAAAGGATTACCTTTGGCAGCTCAAACACTCGGAGGGTTATTGAAAGGGAAAGATAATGAAAAGGATTGGAATGGTGTTTTGAATAGTGAATTTTGGGAACTCTCTGAGGAATATAGCGGGATTCTTCCTGCATTGAGAATCAGTTATTACCACCTCCCTTCGTATTTAAAACGTTGTTTTGTTTATTGTTCTTTGTATCCGAAGGACTTTGAATTTGATAGAGATGATTTGACATTATTGTGGATGGCAGAAGGTCTTTTGCTACAACCAAAGAGTGGAAACACTTTAGAAGAAACTGGTTATGAATATTTTGATGATTTGGTTTCGAGATCATTTTTTCAACATTCTAACTCTGCTAAAAATTCATTTGTAATGCATGATCTCATGCATGATTTAGCAACGTTCTATGGTGGAAAGTTCTTTTCTGGTATCCTTGAACTCAAAAATGCAGCAAAGCATGATACCAAAACTCGGCACTTGTCATGTGCTCTCAACAATGATGATGATTCGATTATGAAGATCATGGAAGCATGCAATAGGTTAAAACATGTGAGGACATTGATGCAAATTAATTTGCATAAAGGCGGTGTAATCCCAGAGGGAGATGGAGTAACCGTTCCTTGTCACTTACTAGAACATTTGAAGTGCTTGCGAGTTTTGTCATTTACATTATTTTCAGATGATGAAAACTTGTTGCATGGTTCAATTGGCAAATTGATCCATTTGCGTTATTTGGATCTTTCATACACATCCATTGTGACTTTGCCTGAGTCTTTAAGTTGCTTGTACAATTTACAAACCTTGAAGTTGAGAAGCTGTAAAAATCTTAAACAGCTTCCCTCCAACATGCAAAATCTTGTGAATTTGCGTCATCTTGATATTTTCGACACTGGTTTGGAAGAGATGCCAAAAGGTATGAGCAAATTAAAAGATTTGCAATTTCTAAGTAAGTATATGGTGGGAAAGCATGAAGAGAATGGAGTTGGGGAATTAGGAGAGCTAGCACATCTTCATGGGTCATTGAGTATTGGGAACTTAGAGAATGTTAATAATAGTGGCGTAGCATTGAATGCAAGGATGGATAAAAAAATACACCTGAATGCTTTATATTTGATGTGGTCATCATTTGAAGAGAGTGAGGTTTGTGATTCCCAAAGTGAAAAAGATGTACTTGACAAATTACGTCCTCACAAAGACTTGAAGAAGCTATTCATATGGGGTTACAGAGGTACCATGTTTCCAGATTGGATAGGGCAGTCTTCGTACCACAACATGACTCAGTTGCAGCTGGGTGGATGCAGGAATTGTTGGGTGCTTCCTTCACTTGGACAGTTACCCTCTCTAATGAGATTGCAGATTTCACATTGTGATAAGCTGAAGATGATTGGTGGCTCATTCTATAAGGGTGATGGATCTCATCAGCATCAGGAGACACCCTTCCGATCCCTTAAATCTCTGGAATTTTATGTTATGAGTTGCTGGGAGGAATGGGAGTCATATGaatgtgatgatgatgatgatgcacCATTTCCTCAACTTGAGGAACTTCATATATTGCAGTGTCCTAAGTTAAGAGGAGATTTGCCAACTTTCCTTCCATCTTTAAAAGAACTCCGGATTAATGAATGCGAGGAGCTTGGTTGTTATCTGCCAAGAGCTCCCATCATGCGCCAATTATTAATATATGGCAAACAGGAAGCAAGAATGCGAGACCTACCACTTTCACTGCAACGACTAATAATTGAAGGAAACCAGCTTGTGGAGTATGTGTTTGAGGCCATTACCCACACCCGACCAACCTCTCTCAGTTATTTAAGAATCTCAAATTGCTCATCAGCCATATCATTTCCAGGGGATTCTTTGCCCCCTTCCTTGAAAGAGCTAACCATCGagaattgcaagaatgtagaatTCTCAATGCAACACCAACAACATCACTCGCtagagtctctacacatagaCAACAGCTGTGATTCACTTACATCCTTCACATTGCCAGCTTTCCCAAATCTCAAGTATTTGACAATAGCAAGACGTGAAAATTTGACATCTCTGGGCAGCATAAGGCTGCCAGCCTCTTTACATTTTCTCTACGTCAGCAAATGTCCATTGTTGGGTGAAGGTATAGAGAGGAAGGACCCCCACATTTGGCCATCCATTTCCTACATTCCTGACATCTATGTTAATGGGAAACGGATTCGCAATGACTCAACATCTTAA
- the LOC130961317 gene encoding putative disease resistance RPP13-like protein 1 isoform X2, with amino-acid sequence MVTRIEDIIARLEDIAKHKDILRLEKIAAKNMSGRIPSTSLVKKSDIFVGRDKERDTIVKLLLDDANDGELSLIPIVGMGGIGKTTLAKLVYNDDKVKQKFHFMAWVCVAEEEFDVLKVTKAVTEKICSPCSSNDLDTVQNHLKKALAEKNFFVVLDDVWSSNRERWECFLTPFECGSVGGKILITTRLVTVASVVKTKHNQAQYLSLLDEEQCWSVFANRAWDPTESRDRSTLEEIGRKIVEKCKGLPLAAQTLGGLLRGKDNEKEWNDVLNSEFWELSEEDSGILPALRISYYHLPSYLKRCFVYCCLYPKDFEFDRNELTLLWMAEGLLLQHQSGNTLEEIGYEYFDDLVSRSFFQHSNSDDTTFVMHDLMHDLATFYGGKFFSSILKLKNKAKRDTKTRHLSCENDNDSVLMFMEACNRLKHVRTLLHLNLHEGGGRYRGAVPCDLLEHLMCLRVLSSNFVLDDENLLHGSIGKLIHLRYLDLSYTSIVTLPESLSCLYNLQTLKLRNCGRLKKLPSKLQNLVNLRHLDVSLTNLEEMPKKMSKLKELQFLSDYIVGKHEENGIGELGELAHLRESLCIRKLENVKNSGEASNARMDEKIHLNALYLIWSPCEESEVCDSHTEKDILDKFRPHKDLKELSIRRYRGTMFPDWVGQPSYHKITKLELRRCRNCWMLPSLGQLPALTRLEISRCNMVMKIGGEFYKADATHRHQEIPFRSLQYLKFYRMGCWEEWESYEYDEDDDAPFPKLETLVIKYCPKLRGDLPTFLPSLKTLEIRGCKELGCYLPRAPILRKLEIYGKQEARIRDLSLSLQLLRIDGNQLVESLFEAMTHTQPNLLVLKTSRSENLTSLEVSESQSLRELSIEGCPKLENITRLPACLRELSIRECGLLGEGIKRKDPRIWPSISHIPFIYVNGTTVRYDLTS; translated from the coding sequence ATGGTTACTAGGATTGAAGACATCATTGCTAGACTAGAAGATATCGCAAAACACAAAGATATCCTTCGTCTAGAAAAGATTGCAGCCAAGAACATGTCTGGGAGGATTCCATCAACCTCATTGGTTAAAAAATCTGATATATTTGTTGGCAGGGACAAAGAGAGAGACACCATAGTGAAATTGTTGTTAGATGATGCTAACGACGGTGAGTTGTCTTTGATTCCCATCGTGGGCATGGGTGGGATAGGAAAAACTACTTTAGCTAAATTGGTTTATAATGATGACAAAGTGAAGCAAAAGTTTCATTTCATGGCATGGGTTTGTGTTGCTGAGGAGGAATTTGATGTTCTTAAGGTGACAAAGGCTGTGACAGAGAAAATTTGCAGTCCTTGTAGCTCAAATGATTTAGATACAGTTCAAAATCATTTGAAGAAAGCACTAGCGGAGAAGAACTTCTTCGTTGTTCTGGATGATGTATGGAGCAGTAATCGTGAGCGTTGGGAATGTTTTCTAACTCCTTTTGAATGTGGAAGTGTGGGTGGCAAAATTCTTATAACAACACGTCTTGTTACAGTTGCATCTGTGGTGAAAACTAAACATAATCAAGCTCAATATTTGAGTCTCTTGGATGAAGAACAATGCTGGTCAGTGTTTGCAAACCGTGCATGGGATCCTACTGAATCCCGAGATCGTTCAACTTTAGAAGAAATTGGTAGAAAAATTGTTGAAAAATGTAAAGGACTACCTTTGGCAgctcaaacacttggagggttaTTGAGAGGGAAAGATAATGAAAAGGAGTGGAATGATGTTTTGAATAGTGAATTCTGGGAACTTTCCGAGGAGGATAGTGGGATTCTTCCTGCATTGAGAATCAGTTATTACCACCTTCCATCTTATTTAAAACGCTGCTTTGTTTATTGTTGTTTGTATCCGAAGGACTTTGAATTTGACAGAAATGAATTGACATTATTGTGGATGGCAGAAGGTCTTTTGCTACAACACCAGAGTGGAAACACTTTAGAAGAAATTGGTTATGAATATTTTGATGATTTGGTTTCGAGATCATTTTTTCAACATTCCAACTCTGATGATACTACATTTGTGATGCACGACCTCATGCATGATTTAGCAACATTTTATGGTGGAAAGTTCTTTTCTAGTATCCTTAAACTCAAGAATAAAGCAAAGCGTGATACCAAAACTCGCCACTTGTCATGCGAGAATGATAATGATTCGGTTTTGATGTTCATGGAAGCATGCAATAGGTTAAAACATGTGAGGACATTGTTGCATCTCAATTTGCATGAGGGTGGTGGACGATATAGAGGAGCCGTTCCTTGTGACTTACTAGAACATTTGATGTGCTTACGAGTTTTGTCATCAAATTTTGTTTTAGATGATGAAAACTTGTTGCATGGTTCAATTGGCAAATTGATCCATTTGCGTTATTTGGATCTTTCATACACATCCATCGTGACTTTGCCCGAGTCTTTAAGTTGCTTGTACAATTTACAAACCTTGAAGTTGAGAAACTGTGGAAGACTTAAAAAGCTTCCTAGCAAGCTGCAAAATCTTGTGAATTTGCGTCATCTTGATGTTTCTTTAACTAATTTGGAAGAGATGCCAAAAAAGATGAGCAAATTAAAAGAGTTGCAATTTTTAAGTGACTATATCGTGGGCAAGCATGAAGAGAATGGGATTGGAGAATTGGGAGAACTAGCACATCTCCGTGAGTCATTGTGTATTAGGAAGTTAGAGAATGTTAAGAATAGTGGTGAAGCATCGAATGCAAGGATGGATGAAAAAATACACCTGAATGCTTTATATTTGATATGGTCACCATGTGAAGAAAGTGAGGTTTGTGATTCCCACACTGAAAAAGATATACTTGACAAATTCCGTCCTCACAAAGACTTGAAGGAGCTATCCATCAGGCGTTACAGAGGTACCATGTTTCCGGATTGGGTAGGGCAGCCTTCGTACCACAAGATTACTAAGTTGGAGCTGAGGAGATGCAGGAATTGTTGGATGCTTCCTTCACTTGGACAGTTACCCGCTCTAACGAGATTGGAGATTTCACGTTGTAATATGGTGATGAAGATTGGTGGTGAATTCTATAAGGCTGATGCAACTCATCGTCATCAGGAGATACCCTTCCGATCCCTTCAATATCTGAAATTTTATCGTATGGGTTGCTGGGAGGAATGGGAGTCATATGAATATGATGAGGATGATGATGCACCATTTCCGAAACTTGAGACGCTTGTTATAAAGTACTGTCCTAAGTTAAGAGGAGATTTGCCCACTTTCCTTCCCTCGTTGAAAACACTTGAGATTAGAGGATGCAAGGAGCTTGGTTGTTATCTGCCAAGAGCTCCCATCCTACGCAAATTAGAAATATATGGCAAACAGGAAGCAAGAATACGGGACCTATCACTTTCACTGCAACTACTAAGAATCGATGGAAATCAGCTTGTTGAGTCTCTGTTTGAGGCCATGACCCACACCCAACCAAATCTCTTGGTTCTGAAAACCAGCAGAAGTGAAAATTTAACATCTCTGGAGGTGTCAGAGTCACAGTCCCTCCGAGAGTTATCAATTGAAGGTTGCCCTAAGCTGGAGAACATAACAAGGCTGCCTGCCTGTTTAAGGGAACTCTCCATCAGAGAATGTGGGTTGTTGGGTGAAGGCATAAAGAGGAAGGACCCCCGCATTTGGCCATCCATTTCCCACATCCCCTTCATTTATGTTAACGGGACAACGGTTCGCTATGACTTAACATCTTAA